From Cellulomonas chengniuliangii, the proteins below share one genomic window:
- a CDS encoding dihydrofolate reductase family protein: MDTDRGAPFRVIAQEWVSLDGLAAGAGGEADVFAAVSAEADDASQRWNDRLLDTVDEVLLGRTTYESFAGYWPEARDAIAPRVNSVPKTVASRSLTTAPWGGFASAAVAPDAVEHVRARRGGPGGRCLVWGSVSLVHALIAAGQLDELDLFVAPLLLRSGRRLVPPGPPVPLRLLESERWGDVLHLRYQVGRGPGSAR; this comes from the coding sequence ATGGACACAGACCGCGGAGCACCCTTCCGGGTGATCGCCCAGGAGTGGGTCTCGCTCGACGGGCTCGCCGCGGGAGCCGGTGGCGAGGCGGACGTCTTCGCGGCGGTGAGCGCCGAGGCGGACGACGCCAGCCAGCGGTGGAACGACCGCCTGCTCGACACCGTCGACGAGGTGCTCCTCGGCAGGACGACGTACGAGTCGTTCGCGGGGTACTGGCCTGAGGCACGGGACGCGATCGCGCCCCGGGTGAACTCCGTGCCCAAGACCGTCGCGTCCCGCTCTCTGACCACCGCGCCATGGGGCGGCTTCGCGAGCGCCGCGGTGGCCCCAGACGCTGTCGAGCACGTCCGGGCGCGTCGTGGCGGCCCCGGCGGCCGCTGCCTGGTGTGGGGCTCGGTCAGCCTGGTGCACGCCCTGATCGCCGCCGGGCAGCTCGACGAGCTGGACCTGTTCGTGGCGCCGCTCCTGCTGCGCAGCGGGAGGCGCCTCGTGCCACCCGGCCCTCCGGTCCCGCTGCGCCTCCTGGAGTCCGAGCGGTGGGGC
- a CDS encoding endonuclease/exonuclease/phosphatase family protein produces the protein MVPAARRRLSTGEEATVRHPEARRTRLMTWNVLWRFEPDWRARERAILAVLEEAQPDVLGLQECWATPSQPGTDRWRRWPSRLGPATAASSPSTCSWRPPSGSPSGPATTWRRHRSSRRCSARTTTPRWRP, from the coding sequence ATGGTTCCCGCCGCGAGGCGGCGGCTCTCGACCGGTGAGGAGGCGACGGTGCGCCACCCTGAGGCCCGACGCACGCGCCTCATGACCTGGAATGTCCTGTGGCGGTTCGAGCCTGACTGGCGGGCTCGGGAGCGGGCGATCCTGGCGGTGCTGGAGGAGGCGCAGCCCGACGTGCTCGGCCTCCAGGAGTGCTGGGCCACACCCTCCCAGCCCGGCACGGACAGGTGGCGCCGGTGGCCCTCCAGGCTCGGACCCGCGACGGCGGCCAGCAGTCCTTCGACGTGCTCGTGGCGGCCACCGAGTGGGAGCCCGAGCGGGCCGGCGACCACCTGGCGCAGACACAGGTCCTCGCGTCGCTGCTCGGCGCGGACCACGACACCCCGGTGGAGGCCGTGA
- a CDS encoding response regulator, with protein MISVVLVDDQDLVRAGLRALLANDDGIRVVAEAADGRRGVDSVVRSRPDVVLMDLRMPVMDGIEATRAIRADDRLDGTRVVVLTTFDDDDEVVAAIQAGAVGYLMKDTPAARLRDAVHRAADGEKILSPGITGKLLDIVAASPPAPAPDPRLALLSEREVDVLVRVAHGDTNDEIAARLFLSPATSRTYVSRILAKLGARDRTELAVIAHRSGLAR; from the coding sequence GTGATCTCCGTCGTGCTGGTCGACGACCAGGACCTCGTCCGGGCGGGCCTGCGCGCCCTGCTGGCCAACGACGACGGCATCAGGGTGGTCGCCGAGGCCGCCGACGGCCGCCGGGGGGTCGACAGCGTCGTGCGCAGCCGCCCTGACGTCGTGCTCATGGACCTCCGGATGCCGGTGATGGACGGGATCGAGGCCACCCGCGCCATCCGCGCCGACGATCGCCTGGACGGGACCCGCGTCGTCGTCCTCACGACGTTCGACGACGACGACGAGGTCGTGGCGGCCATCCAGGCGGGGGCCGTCGGCTACCTCATGAAGGACACCCCCGCGGCGCGCCTGCGGGACGCCGTCCACCGGGCGGCAGACGGGGAGAAGATCCTGTCCCCGGGCATCACGGGCAAGCTCCTGGACATCGTCGCGGCAAGCCCTCCGGCGCCCGCGCCCGATCCCCGCCTCGCCCTGCTCAGCGAGCGCGAGGTCGACGTCCTGGTCCGGGTGGCCCACGGCGACACGAACGACGAGATCGCCGCGCGCCTGTTCCTCAGCCCGGCGACCTCCCGCACGTACGTCAGCCGCATCCTCGCCAAGCTCGGAGCCCGGGACCGCACCGAGCTCGCCGTCATCGCGCACCGGTCAGGCCTGGCACGGTAG
- a CDS encoding sensor histidine kinase — protein MTAHRVAGRPAGAAPASAPWVLYDALLATGVALILALLIFADVDDSHPDGWAYLWAVGLGALMFIRRSHPRLVVVLTVLGFIAYYAAGFTPIGVAAPVAAAVFSAAEASRLGAAIGGSALVVLVSVAYRLSAGQDPALVLGYDLTQNVLVLAAAVALGDGIRARREVQRQSAEIAALTAERYRREAEALIAAERLEMSRDLHDSIGHALAVISLHAEVAREAGSRGDATRALEVVRTTATETMSDLRRTVAGLRRGEPPPRHALGLDSLGAAVEPARAAGVEVRVATNVAGALPASVETTVLRVVQEAITNIVRHSSATTAQVRVDAADGAVRVLVADDGGAHADAPVAVRDREHRAPDTRGLGLVGMRERVESLGGVLRARRTASGFEVEASLPWEER, from the coding sequence ATGACGGCGCACCGCGTGGCCGGTCGTCCAGCGGGCGCCGCGCCCGCGTCAGCCCCCTGGGTGCTGTACGACGCGCTGCTCGCGACGGGCGTGGCGCTCATCCTCGCGCTGCTCATCTTCGCCGACGTCGACGACTCCCACCCGGACGGCTGGGCGTACCTGTGGGCGGTCGGGTTGGGCGCGCTGATGTTCATCCGGCGCTCCCACCCCCGGCTCGTGGTGGTGCTCACCGTGCTCGGGTTCATCGCCTACTACGCCGCCGGGTTCACCCCGATCGGCGTGGCGGCCCCTGTCGCCGCGGCGGTGTTCTCCGCGGCGGAGGCGAGCCGCCTCGGCGCCGCGATCGGCGGCTCGGCGCTCGTCGTGCTGGTGTCCGTCGCGTACCGCCTCTCCGCGGGGCAGGACCCGGCGCTCGTGCTCGGCTACGACCTGACCCAGAACGTCCTCGTCCTGGCCGCGGCGGTCGCGCTCGGCGACGGCATCCGCGCCCGGCGAGAGGTGCAGCGCCAGTCGGCCGAGATCGCCGCCCTCACCGCCGAGCGGTACCGCCGGGAGGCGGAGGCGCTCATCGCCGCGGAACGGCTGGAGATGTCCCGCGACCTGCACGACTCGATCGGGCACGCGCTCGCCGTGATCTCGCTCCACGCGGAGGTCGCGCGGGAGGCCGGTTCGCGCGGTGACGCCACGCGCGCGCTGGAGGTCGTCCGGACCACCGCCACCGAGACGATGTCGGACCTGCGGCGCACCGTGGCCGGGCTCCGACGGGGCGAGCCACCGCCCCGCCACGCCCTGGGCCTGGACTCCCTGGGGGCCGCGGTCGAGCCCGCCCGGGCCGCCGGGGTCGAGGTGCGCGTCGCCACCAACGTGGCGGGCGCCCTGCCCGCGTCGGTCGAGACGACCGTGCTCCGCGTCGTGCAGGAGGCCATCACCAACATCGTGCGCCATTCGTCGGCGACGACCGCGCAAGTGCGGGTGGACGCCGCCGACGGCGCCGTCCGGGTGCTCGTCGCCGATGACGGGGGCGCCCACGCCGACGCGCCCGTGGCCGTCCGGGACCGGGAGCACAGGGCCCCCGACACGAGGGGGCTCGGCCTGGTGGGCATGCGCGAGCGCGTGGAGAGCCTCGGCGGCGTCCTGCGCGCGCGGCGCACGGCCTCGGGCTTCGAGGTCGAGGCCTCGCTGCCGTGGGAGGAGCGGTGA
- a CDS encoding HNH endonuclease, whose protein sequence is MAVARSRKARAARKRARRMLAVEHDLTDEQWAALQSAWGGCAYCGASGAPLQRDCVLPISRGGRYTLDNIAPACRSCNASKCNDEVTGWLRRKRLDERAFLVRHLEIQADLARRFPPAPAVDPATAGDPATAGTTTSG, encoded by the coding sequence ATGGCCGTCGCTCGAAGTCGCAAGGCGAGGGCCGCACGCAAGCGGGCCCGTCGGATGCTGGCCGTGGAGCACGACCTCACCGACGAGCAGTGGGCCGCGCTCCAGTCCGCCTGGGGCGGCTGCGCCTACTGCGGGGCGAGCGGCGCACCCCTCCAGCGCGACTGCGTGCTGCCGATCTCTCGTGGCGGGCGCTACACCCTCGACAACATCGCGCCGGCGTGCCGCTCGTGCAACGCCAGCAAGTGCAACGACGAGGTGACCGGCTGGTTGCGGCGCAAGCGACTGGACGAGCGCGCCTTCTTGGTGCGCCACCTCGAGATCCAGGCAGACCTGGCACGGCGGTTCCCCCCGGCGCCCGCGGTCGACCCGGCGACGGCGGGCGACCCCGCGACGGCGGGCACGACGACTAGCGGCTGA
- a CDS encoding NAD-dependent epimerase/dehydratase family protein: MDSVLVIGGTGLLGYHTTLELLRRGYAVTSLALPPMPVEDLFPAEVENVLADVGELSDDELGAMLAGRHAVVYAAGADERVIPDAPAAHFFYEANVRPVQRVARLARAAGVKKFVLFNSYTAEFAERWPDLGYRTRNGYPRTRLAQEEVAYLEGDGAMDVMSLRLPYIFGTMPGRAPLWQMFIDLIRAQPGFVGVGAGSTSSVTVDQVAQAAVGAIEHGEHGGRYPINGYNLTHVEFHRTICELIGRDPDEVGVVPLEVMLPVAAQHDAAAAAAGKEHGIHISDSTQFNARDAVSDPALSQPVLRYADADVPAAIVATIQACLEIEAQAATA; this comes from the coding sequence ATGGACTCGGTCCTCGTCATCGGAGGCACAGGCCTCCTGGGCTACCACACGACGCTCGAGCTGCTGCGCCGGGGTTACGCGGTGACGTCGCTGGCCCTGCCGCCGATGCCGGTGGAGGATTTGTTCCCCGCCGAGGTCGAGAACGTCCTGGCGGACGTCGGCGAGCTCTCGGACGACGAGCTGGGCGCGATGCTCGCGGGCCGTCACGCCGTCGTCTACGCGGCGGGCGCCGACGAGCGCGTCATCCCCGACGCCCCGGCCGCACACTTCTTCTACGAGGCGAACGTGCGGCCGGTCCAGCGGGTGGCGCGGCTGGCGCGTGCCGCCGGGGTGAAGAAGTTCGTGCTGTTCAACTCCTACACGGCGGAGTTCGCCGAGCGGTGGCCCGACCTCGGCTACCGGACCCGCAACGGGTACCCCCGCACGCGCCTCGCGCAGGAGGAGGTCGCCTACCTGGAGGGCGACGGCGCGATGGACGTCATGTCGCTGCGGCTGCCCTACATCTTCGGCACGATGCCGGGCCGCGCCCCGCTGTGGCAGATGTTCATCGACCTGATCCGTGCGCAGCCCGGGTTCGTGGGCGTCGGCGCCGGGTCCACGTCGTCGGTCACCGTCGACCAGGTGGCCCAGGCCGCCGTGGGCGCCATCGAGCACGGGGAGCACGGCGGGCGGTACCCCATCAACGGCTACAACCTGACGCACGTCGAGTTCCACCGCACGATCTGCGAGCTGATCGGCCGCGACCCCGACGAGGTCGGCGTCGTGCCGCTCGAGGTGATGCTGCCGGTGGCCGCGCAGCATGACGCCGCCGCGGCCGCCGCGGGCAAGGAGCACGGGATCCACATCAGCGACTCCACGCAGTTCAACGCCCGTGACGCGGTGTCGGACCCCGCCCTCTCGCAGCCGGTGCTGCGCTATGCCGACGCCGACGTGCCTGCCGCGATCGTCGCGACCATCCAGGCCTGCCTGGAGATCGAGGCGCAGGCCGCCACGGCCTGA